In a genomic window of Flammeovirga agarivorans:
- a CDS encoding Na+/H+ antiporter NhaC family protein: MPATVSFLLASVVALAMNPKVTLREKIATYTQGMGHSDIMLMCIIFLLAGAFGSVSKTMGAIDSTVNLALTYLPSNLLITGLFIISCFISISVGTSVGTIVAIAPIAVGIAEKTGMPVGIGLGAVIGGAMFGDNLSMISDTTIAAARTQGVEMKDKFKANIKIAVPAAIITILIYLITTSNIHLNLEESYEYSFMKVVPYLVVLVGALAGINVLIVLLLGTVLSGIIGISMDSFDIWGVIAATSQGFMGMSEIIILCLMIGGVVAITHKNGGIDYIIYAITSRINSTKGGELGIAFLIVFIDMCTANNTIAIIIGGPIAKEISTKYNIEPKRAASILDTFSCFTQGIIPYGAQILVAVSVAEVITPLGVIQYLYYPFILGICALAYIFLMKRK; this comes from the coding sequence ATGCCAGCTACAGTATCTTTCTTACTTGCCTCAGTTGTAGCGTTGGCAATGAATCCAAAAGTTACTTTAAGAGAAAAAATTGCCACTTATACTCAAGGTATGGGACACTCAGACATTATGTTGATGTGTATCATTTTCTTGTTAGCGGGAGCCTTTGGTAGTGTCAGTAAAACAATGGGAGCTATTGACTCTACTGTCAACTTAGCATTAACCTATTTACCAAGTAATTTATTGATTACGGGTCTCTTTATTATTTCGTGTTTTATTTCAATTTCAGTGGGTACTTCAGTGGGTACTATTGTAGCAATTGCCCCAATTGCTGTGGGTATTGCCGAGAAAACTGGCATGCCTGTGGGTATCGGTCTAGGTGCTGTAATTGGAGGTGCAATGTTTGGTGATAACCTTTCTATGATTTCAGATACCACTATTGCTGCTGCTAGAACACAGGGTGTAGAGATGAAAGATAAGTTTAAAGCGAATATTAAGATTGCTGTACCTGCGGCTATAATAACCATATTAATTTACTTGATCACTACGAGTAATATTCACCTTAACTTAGAAGAAAGTTATGAGTACTCTTTTATGAAAGTAGTTCCTTACTTAGTTGTTCTAGTTGGTGCACTTGCTGGTATTAATGTTCTTATAGTTTTGTTACTAGGAACTGTATTATCTGGTATCATTGGAATTTCTATGGATAGCTTTGATATATGGGGTGTCATTGCAGCCACCTCTCAGGGCTTTATGGGGATGTCTGAAATCATCATTCTTTGTTTAATGATCGGTGGTGTTGTAGCTATCACTCATAAAAATGGAGGTATTGATTATATCATCTATGCGATTACATCTAGAATTAATAGTACCAAAGGTGGTGAGCTAGGTATTGCCTTCTTAATTGTATTTATTGATATGTGTACAGCAAACAATACCATTGCGATAATCATTGGAGGTCCAATAGCTAAAGAGATCAGTACCAAATACAATATTGAACCTAAAAGGGCTGCAAGTATATTAGACACTTTCTCTTGCTTCACACAAGGAATTATTCCTTATGGAGCTCAGATATTGGTTGCTGTAAGTGTAGCCGAAGTGATTACTCCTTTAGGTGTAATACAATACCTTTACTATCCATTTATTTTAGGTATTTGTGCACTAGCATATATTTTCCTGATGAAAAGGAAATAA
- a CDS encoding Na/Pi cotransporter family protein — MEFGIFEFLQLIGSLGLFIYGMKIMSEGIQNVAGDKMRSILSAMTSNRVAGVFTGFLITTIIQSSSATTVMVVSFVNAGLLSLTQSIGVIMGANVGTTVTAWIISILGFKVKMAKLAMPIIAVAFPMMFANSKKTKDWGNTLVGFALLFIGLQELKNSVPELSHEQLSFLESFGALGVFAPAAFVVVGTLITIIVQSSSAAMALTLVLCNQGVIPFDVAAAMVLGENIGTTITANLAAIVGNTNAKRSARAHLIFNVTGVFWMLLIYPFFLKLIVYIATNYFGTGDPMTDPEAVPVALSIFHTTFNILNTFIMVFFVHQIRDIVIKMVPEKEDEDEYSLEFISDGRPIANEAGVEQAKNEIKRFGKIAAKQTNTCRAMLSTSSENKKDRKKYTSKLRKFEENSDRMHHEVTIFLSKISKDQSLSSSQITEVNNLLRAAHEIERIGDIYKGMTFTIEKRYDEKIWLSQEQAKDLDDFLNIVDEAFEVMMKNLDSKNVDLDSAISAEKKVNAKRKELRREHLQRSNELQNADTTAGQMLAYNDLLASMERIGDHILNISEALAGVA; from the coding sequence ATGGAATTTGGTATTTTTGAGTTTTTACAACTTATTGGATCGCTAGGGCTTTTCATCTACGGGATGAAAATCATGAGTGAAGGTATCCAAAACGTTGCAGGAGATAAAATGAGAAGCATTCTTTCTGCAATGACCTCAAACAGAGTTGCCGGTGTATTTACTGGTTTTCTTATCACTACAATCATTCAATCCTCTTCAGCTACTACTGTAATGGTAGTAAGTTTTGTTAATGCTGGATTATTAAGCTTAACTCAATCTATAGGGGTGATTATGGGGGCCAATGTAGGTACTACAGTTACCGCTTGGATTATCTCGATCTTAGGCTTCAAAGTAAAGATGGCAAAGCTAGCAATGCCAATTATTGCTGTCGCTTTCCCAATGATGTTTGCTAATTCGAAGAAAACAAAAGATTGGGGTAACACATTAGTAGGATTCGCTTTATTATTTATTGGTCTTCAAGAGTTAAAGAACTCTGTTCCAGAATTAAGTCACGAACAACTTTCTTTCTTAGAATCATTTGGTGCTTTAGGTGTATTTGCTCCTGCTGCATTTGTAGTAGTGGGTACTTTAATTACGATTATCGTACAATCATCATCAGCAGCCATGGCATTAACGCTTGTACTATGTAACCAAGGGGTCATTCCTTTTGATGTTGCTGCAGCAATGGTTTTAGGTGAAAATATTGGTACTACAATTACGGCAAACCTTGCTGCTATTGTTGGTAATACTAATGCAAAACGATCGGCAAGAGCTCACTTAATCTTTAACGTTACAGGTGTATTCTGGATGTTACTGATTTATCCTTTCTTTTTGAAGTTAATCGTATATATAGCTACAAATTACTTTGGAACAGGTGATCCAATGACAGATCCTGAAGCAGTTCCAGTAGCTCTTTCAATCTTCCATACCACATTCAACATTCTGAATACATTTATCATGGTATTCTTTGTACATCAGATTCGTGATATCGTAATCAAGATGGTACCAGAGAAAGAAGATGAAGATGAGTATTCTTTAGAATTTATTTCTGATGGACGACCAATCGCAAATGAAGCTGGTGTTGAGCAAGCTAAAAATGAGATTAAGCGTTTTGGTAAGATTGCAGCAAAACAAACAAATACATGTAGAGCGATGCTTTCTACAAGTAGTGAAAATAAAAAAGATAGAAAGAAGTATACTTCTAAGTTGCGTAAATTCGAGGAAAACTCTGATAGAATGCACCACGAGGTAACGATCTTCTTATCTAAAATCTCAAAAGATCAATCACTTTCTTCTTCTCAAATTACTGAGGTGAACAACTTACTAAGAGCTGCTCACGAAATTGAAAGAATTGGTGATATCTATAAAGGGATGACATTTACTATCGAGAAGCGTTATGACGAAAAAATTTGGTTATCTCAAGAGCAAGCCAAAGATTTAGATGACTTCCTTAATATTGTTGATGAAGCATTCGAAGTAATGATGAAAAACCTCGACAGCAAAAATGTAGATCTTGATAGTGCTATTAGTGCTGAGAAAAAGGTAAATGCTAAACGTAAAGAATTGCGTAGAGAACATCTACAACGTTCTAATGAGTTACAAAATGCAGATACAACAGCAGGTCAGATGTTAGCATACAACGACCTTCTAGCTTCAATGGAGAGAATCGGTGATCACATCTTGAACATCTCTGAAGCATTAGCAGGTGTAGCATAA
- a CDS encoding PorV/PorQ family protein, translating into MTSGAALLGRGNIPLFSNNVWSAVNDASSSVNVKEFGVGLTHQFQFQDISSFALATVIPFLNFSTSFGLVRHGNTNLSEHELHFGIAHKIGIISFGGGVIGYQLGGQSISSLYTYGVNISVLADLTEKFSLGLSMKNISQSVYKEGVFGADLNSLFILGGQWIPHSTLKIIAAVEQQKFYDLMFKTGLDYQLSSIVSLRGGIQLFPLDLTIGTGVKLSHWSFDYAFITDDVLDWSHQFSLAYHLHHK; encoded by the coding sequence ATGACCTCCGGTGCAGCTCTGTTAGGAAGAGGAAATATACCGTTGTTTTCAAATAATGTATGGTCTGCTGTGAATGATGCCTCCTCCTCTGTAAATGTAAAAGAGTTTGGCGTTGGTTTAACTCATCAATTCCAGTTTCAGGATATTTCATCATTTGCTCTTGCAACTGTAATTCCTTTTTTAAATTTTTCAACATCATTTGGACTTGTTCGACATGGTAATACTAATTTGTCTGAACATGAATTACATTTTGGAATTGCCCATAAAATAGGAATTATCTCATTCGGTGGTGGTGTTATAGGTTATCAGCTAGGGGGACAATCTATATCGTCTTTATATACTTATGGAGTAAATATTAGCGTATTGGCAGATTTAACAGAAAAGTTTTCGCTAGGTCTGAGTATGAAAAATATAAGTCAATCAGTCTATAAGGAAGGGGTCTTTGGAGCAGATTTAAATTCCCTTTTTATTCTCGGAGGACAATGGATCCCGCATTCCACTTTAAAAATAATTGCAGCAGTTGAACAGCAGAAGTTTTATGATTTAATGTTTAAAACAGGTTTGGATTATCAATTATCATCAATAGTGTCTTTAAGGGGAGGTATTCAACTATTTCCTCTGGATTTAACCATAGGTACAGGTGTCAAATTATCTCATTGGAGTTTCGATTATGCATTTATTACCGATGATGTTTTGGATTGGTCTCATCAATTCTCCTTAGCTTACCACTTACATCACAAGTAG
- a CDS encoding sigma-70 family RNA polymerase sigma factor, translating into MDLDRQFSQKALEDFKLIDEAIAGNEQAYAKLMSRYRKSVYHTILKMVRNVDDAEDLTIEAFAKAFKNLSKFKKDYTFSTWLFRIGSNNAIDFIRKKKLETYSIDAEVTNKDGDTMSMNIQDSGLTPHEEAIKKQKIQIVHEFVSLLPPKYQRLVKLRYFEEKSYDEIAAELDAPLGTIKAQLHRARELLYDLAKNSKNVL; encoded by the coding sequence ATGGATTTAGACAGACAGTTTTCCCAAAAAGCGCTAGAAGATTTTAAATTAATAGACGAAGCGATTGCTGGTAATGAACAAGCTTATGCAAAGCTAATGAGTCGTTACCGTAAATCGGTATACCATACGATCTTGAAAATGGTTAGAAATGTGGATGACGCAGAAGATCTAACCATTGAAGCCTTCGCTAAAGCATTTAAAAATCTATCAAAGTTTAAAAAAGACTATACTTTTAGTACGTGGCTCTTCAGAATTGGCTCTAATAACGCTATTGATTTTATCCGTAAAAAGAAATTAGAAACATATTCTATTGATGCTGAAGTAACCAATAAAGATGGTGATACCATGAGTATGAATATTCAAGACTCAGGGTTGACTCCACATGAAGAAGCAATCAAAAAACAAAAGATTCAGATTGTACATGAATTTGTGAGTCTTTTACCTCCAAAATATCAGAGACTTGTAAAACTGAGATATTTTGAAGAAAAATCTTACGATGAGATTGCTGCTGAATTGGATGCTCCACTAGGTACCATCAAAGCACAGCTACACAGAGCAAGAGAGTTACTGTATGACTTAGCAAAGAATAGTAAAAACGTTCTTTAA
- a CDS encoding acetyl-CoA carboxylase carboxyltransferase subunit alpha has product MDQNTLLDFEKPIAELEAKLEDMRSLASQNNVDVSTAINELESKITQLKQSTFENLTRWQRVQLSRHADRPYTLDYIYQITDDFVELHGDRAFGDDKAMVGGLGTIAGKTFMLIGQQKGRNTKQRQMRNFGMANPEGYRKALRLMQLAEKFQKPIVTFIDTPGAFPGIEAEERGQAEAIARNLKEMFKLTVPVICIVIGEGASGGALGIAIGDSVMMLENTWYSVISPESCSSILWRSWDYKEQAAEALKLTAKDMESFGLIDKIIPEPLGGAHTNPQEMFDIMKKTILEEVAELEKLDTLTLKNNRIEKFSKMGVFNE; this is encoded by the coding sequence ATGGACCAAAATACACTGCTAGATTTCGAGAAACCTATCGCAGAACTCGAAGCGAAACTTGAAGACATGAGAAGCCTTGCATCTCAAAATAACGTAGATGTAAGTACAGCAATAAACGAACTTGAAAGTAAAATTACTCAGTTAAAACAGAGTACTTTTGAAAACCTAACACGTTGGCAAAGAGTACAACTTTCTCGTCATGCTGATCGCCCTTATACACTAGACTACATTTACCAAATTACAGACGACTTCGTTGAATTGCATGGTGACCGTGCTTTCGGTGATGATAAAGCTATGGTTGGTGGTCTTGGTACTATCGCAGGCAAAACTTTTATGCTAATCGGTCAACAGAAAGGACGTAACACGAAGCAACGCCAAATGCGTAACTTCGGTATGGCGAACCCTGAAGGTTACAGAAAAGCACTTCGCTTGATGCAACTTGCAGAGAAATTCCAAAAGCCAATCGTTACTTTCATTGACACTCCAGGTGCATTCCCTGGTATTGAAGCAGAAGAAAGAGGACAAGCGGAAGCTATTGCTCGTAACTTGAAAGAAATGTTCAAGCTTACAGTACCTGTTATCTGTATCGTTATTGGTGAAGGAGCTTCTGGTGGTGCTTTAGGTATCGCTATCGGTGACTCTGTAATGATGTTAGAGAACACTTGGTATTCTGTAATTTCTCCAGAATCTTGTTCTTCGATCCTTTGGAGAAGCTGGGATTACAAAGAGCAAGCTGCAGAAGCATTAAAGCTTACAGCTAAGGATATGGAATCTTTCGGTCTTATCGACAAGATTATTCCTGAACCTCTAGGTGGTGCTCACACTAACCCTCAAGAAATGTTTGATATCATGAAGAAAACAATCCTTGAAGAGGTTGCTGAATTAGAAAAATTAGATACACTTACTTTAAAGAACAACCGTATTGAGAAATTCTCAAAAATGGGTGTTTTCAATGAGTAA
- a CDS encoding asparagine synthetase B, protein MRKKINNIFFWFLLLISFSVHANYILVPMDKTQTNHLKAYGITYWVLQKDVEAEWLLNFRGGSFLFKYAQDFENEMIVRGVSYEVISDAQTVQIKREIEHPEANMDIMRLDVPPKIAVYSPPSKMPWDDAVTLVLTYAEIPYDVVFDDEVIADLLPKYDWLHLHHEDFTGQYGKFFRAYGRQKWYIDNQKKFEASAHKHGFEKVSQLKLAVAKKIRDFTAGGGFLFAMCSATDTYDISLSAEGVDICDFMYDGDPPDPHAQSKLDFSKTFAFKDFRLYMDPYKYEYSNIDNQYYERGLTEANDFFKLFSFSAKWDPIPTMLTQNHEQNIKGFMGQTTAFKKQLVKSDVIVMGETAEANEVRYIHGTYGKGTWTFYGGHDPEDYQHLVGEEPTDLNLHPNSPGYRLILNNILFPAAKKKKQKT, encoded by the coding sequence ATGAGAAAAAAGATCAACAATATATTTTTTTGGTTTCTACTATTAATCAGCTTTTCGGTACATGCCAATTATATATTAGTACCTATGGATAAAACCCAAACCAATCATTTAAAAGCATATGGTATTACGTATTGGGTTTTACAAAAAGATGTGGAAGCAGAATGGCTACTAAACTTCAGAGGAGGAAGTTTCCTTTTCAAATATGCACAGGATTTCGAAAACGAAATGATTGTTAGAGGGGTAAGCTATGAAGTAATTTCAGATGCTCAAACCGTACAAATAAAAAGAGAGATTGAACACCCTGAAGCGAATATGGATATTATGCGTTTGGATGTTCCACCAAAAATTGCGGTATATTCTCCTCCATCGAAAATGCCTTGGGATGATGCGGTTACATTGGTTTTAACCTATGCTGAAATCCCCTACGATGTCGTTTTTGATGATGAAGTAATTGCGGATCTATTACCAAAATATGATTGGTTACACCTACATCATGAAGATTTTACCGGACAATATGGTAAGTTCTTTAGAGCATATGGTAGACAAAAGTGGTATATCGATAACCAAAAGAAATTTGAAGCTTCAGCTCATAAACATGGTTTTGAAAAAGTTTCTCAATTAAAATTAGCTGTAGCTAAAAAAATTAGAGATTTCACAGCTGGTGGTGGATTCCTTTTTGCTATGTGTTCTGCCACAGATACCTATGACATCTCACTTTCTGCTGAAGGGGTAGATATTTGTGATTTTATGTATGATGGTGATCCTCCAGATCCCCATGCACAATCAAAATTAGACTTTAGTAAAACATTTGCTTTTAAAGACTTCCGTCTATATATGGATCCATACAAATACGAATATTCAAATATTGATAATCAGTATTATGAAAGAGGGTTAACGGAGGCCAACGACTTCTTTAAGCTTTTCTCGTTTTCAGCTAAATGGGATCCTATTCCAACAATGTTAACACAAAATCATGAACAAAACATCAAAGGCTTTATGGGCCAAACTACTGCCTTTAAAAAACAATTAGTTAAGTCGGATGTGATTGTGATGGGTGAAACAGCAGAAGCCAATGAAGTAAGGTATATTCATGGTACTTATGGTAAAGGAACGTGGACATTTTACGGTGGACATGATCCAGAAGATTATCAGCACTTAGTTGGTGAAGAACCTACCGACTTAAACCTTCACCCTAATTCTCCTGGGTACCGACTCATCCTTAATAATATCCTATTCCCTGCCGCTAAGAAAAAGAAGCAAAAAACCTGA
- a CDS encoding aspartate-semialdehyde dehydrogenase, producing MKLAVVGATGLVGEQILNVIKERNFHFDELLLVASARSAGKKFTYDGKEYTVVTAEEAIAQKPDIAIFSAGGGTSLEYAPKFAEVGSTVIDNSSAWRMDPSKKLIVPEVNAKSLTKEDKIIANPNCSTIQMIVAIGPLHEKYKIKRVVVSTYQSVTGSGKAAVDQLFAERAVSAGQEQEVNKVYPHTIDLNVLPHIDVFQDNGYTKEEMKMINETKKILEDDSVKVTATTVRIPTVGGHSESVNIEFENEFDEAELRQILADAPGIIIQDDPANNVYPMPLTSHNRDETFVGRIRRDETQEKTVNMWIVADNLRKGAATNTVQIAEYLVSAGLV from the coding sequence ATGAAATTAGCAGTAGTAGGCGCAACAGGACTTGTGGGAGAACAAATCCTAAATGTTATCAAAGAAAGAAATTTCCATTTCGATGAGTTATTATTAGTAGCTTCTGCAAGATCTGCAGGTAAAAAGTTCACTTATGATGGAAAAGAATATACAGTTGTAACTGCTGAAGAAGCAATTGCCCAAAAGCCTGATATTGCTATTTTCTCAGCAGGTGGAGGAACATCATTAGAATATGCACCAAAGTTTGCAGAAGTTGGATCTACTGTTATTGACAACTCTTCTGCATGGAGAATGGACCCTTCTAAAAAACTGATCGTTCCTGAAGTAAATGCAAAGTCATTAACTAAAGAAGATAAAATTATTGCAAACCCTAACTGTTCAACAATCCAAATGATTGTAGCAATTGGTCCTTTGCATGAAAAATATAAAATTAAGCGTGTTGTAGTTTCTACTTACCAATCAGTTACTGGTTCAGGTAAAGCTGCAGTAGATCAATTATTTGCTGAAAGAGCTGTTTCTGCAGGTCAAGAGCAAGAGGTAAACAAAGTTTATCCACACACAATTGACTTAAACGTTCTTCCTCACATCGATGTATTCCAAGATAATGGATACACTAAAGAGGAGATGAAGATGATCAATGAAACTAAGAAAATCTTAGAAGACGATTCTGTAAAAGTTACTGCTACTACAGTTCGTATTCCTACAGTTGGTGGTCACTCTGAATCAGTAAATATTGAGTTCGAAAACGAGTTCGACGAAGCTGAATTACGTCAGATCCTTGCTGATGCTCCTGGTATCATCATTCAAGACGATCCTGCCAACAATGTATATCCAATGCCATTGACATCGCATAATAGAGATGAAACATTTGTAGGTCGTATCAGAAGAGACGAAACACAAGAAAAAACTGTAAACATGTGGATTGTAGCTGACAACTTACGTAAAGGTGCAGCAACAAACACTGTACAAATTGCTGAATACTTAGTATCTGCAGGTCTTGTATAA
- a CDS encoding glycosyltransferase: MLNLFSLFSITEWNIIYFLLALPQLVFWGIIAPIRLWKKENNVEFSSFPVSVIIAAKNEENNLPLLLDKLLQQEYSDFEIVIVNDRSTDCTENIIKQYQHHHKNIVAVNIKEIEDGISPKKNAITKGIEKAKHKHLLFIDADCIPVSNQWIQRLSSTLAHKELVLGVGMYKCDNHSWVQQFTLFETILTAIGYVSFSNIGVNYMGVGRNMGYCKDLFIRNNGFEKHKSVMSGDDDLFINQVANSHNTQAITYPDSITMSTPPKDWKSWFRQKNRHAGAGYHYNFSNKLILGTLSTSHIAVYFIYLLLVPQSMANLLFIPMLLIIRILLVTLCFCKFCSVTKTKYKWWQITIMDLMLIAYQIIIGVSSVISKRNTWI; encoded by the coding sequence ATGCTAAATCTATTTTCACTTTTTTCTATTACTGAATGGAATATCATTTATTTTCTTCTTGCCTTACCACAGTTGGTATTTTGGGGTATTATCGCTCCAATCCGACTTTGGAAAAAGGAAAATAATGTTGAATTTTCATCATTTCCTGTCAGTGTAATAATTGCTGCAAAAAATGAAGAAAACAACTTACCCCTCCTGTTAGATAAACTTTTACAACAAGAGTATTCAGATTTTGAAATTGTGATTGTCAACGACCGTTCTACAGATTGTACGGAGAACATCATCAAGCAATATCAACATCATCATAAAAATATTGTTGCTGTAAACATAAAAGAGATTGAGGATGGAATAAGTCCAAAAAAGAATGCTATTACTAAGGGAATAGAAAAGGCAAAACATAAACACCTACTCTTTATCGATGCAGATTGTATTCCTGTATCCAACCAATGGATTCAACGTCTATCTTCTACATTAGCTCATAAAGAGCTTGTTTTAGGTGTAGGAATGTACAAATGCGACAATCATTCTTGGGTCCAACAATTTACCCTATTTGAGACTATTCTGACCGCAATTGGATATGTTTCTTTTTCAAATATTGGGGTAAATTACATGGGTGTTGGAAGAAATATGGGATATTGTAAAGATTTATTCATTCGAAACAATGGTTTCGAAAAACATAAATCTGTGATGAGTGGTGACGATGACCTCTTTATCAATCAAGTGGCTAACTCCCATAATACTCAAGCAATTACCTATCCTGACAGTATCACAATGAGTACTCCTCCTAAAGATTGGAAGAGCTGGTTTAGACAAAAAAATAGACATGCAGGTGCTGGATACCATTATAATTTTTCAAATAAATTAATTTTAGGTACACTTAGCACTTCTCACATAGCAGTATATTTTATATATTTACTATTAGTACCACAAAGTATGGCAAATTTATTGTTCATACCTATGCTGCTAATTATACGTATTTTGCTCGTCACTTTATGCTTTTGCAAATTCTGCTCGGTCACTAAAACCAAGTACAAGTGGTGGCAAATAACTATTATGGACTTAATGCTTATTGCATATCAAATAATTATAGGAGTATCCTCAGTGATCTCAAAGCGAAACACATGGATTTAG